The following nucleotide sequence is from Microbacterium imperiale.
CACGATCGCGCCGTTCTGGGAGGCGCCGATCGACGAGCACGTTCGGGTCGTCGAGACCAACCTCGCGGGGGCGATGCGCGGCGCTCACACGGCCCTGCGCCGCTTCATCGCGCAGGGGTCGGGTGTGCTGGTGAACACGGCGTCGGTCGAGAGCGTCGTGCCGCTGGCATACCAGGCGTCGTACGCGGCGACCAAGGCCGGGGTGCTCAGCCTGACCCGGACGTTGCAGCAGGAGCTGCGGCTGACGCAGGTCCCGGGCGTCTCGGTGGCCGCGGTGCTGCCGTGGGCGGTGCGCACGCCGTTCTGGCGGCACGCCGGCAACCACGCCGGCCGGGCGCTGCGCATGCCGCTCATGGACGAACCGGAACCGGTCGTCGATGCGCTGCTGTCGGCCGCCGTCGCGCCGAAGGTCGCGCAGCCCGCCGGGTGGAAGGCTCGGGCCTCGCTCATCGGTGCGCGGCTCGCTCCGCGCCTGACGACCCGGCTCGCGGCCGACCTGACTCACGCCCGGCTTCGCGGCGGCAAGACCACACCGCCGAGCTCCGGCGCGGTGCTCCGGCCCCTCGGCGATCCCGCGACGGTCGCCGAGACGCCGCGCCGCTGAGCGGTCGGCGCCCGCGGGCGCCGACCGCCTCTGGCTCAGCGTCGGGAGACGATGCGGCGCAGCACGCGGAACGCACCCCACGCGGCGAGCACCCACGGCCCGGCGACGAGGATCGGGTCGAGCCAGGTGTGGTGCCGATCGACGCGTCCCCGCCCGAACCGGGACCGAATGGGATGCCGCCGTGCCTCGGCCAGCACACCCGTCTCGGTGATCGGGTTGTCGGGACGCGCGCTCGCGAACGACCGCAGGTGCGCGCCGATCGCTTCGACGCGGTCGCCCACGATCAGCAGCAGCCAGTGGGCGGCGCGCCCCTCGCTGAAGCGGTCGTACGCCAGCTTGCGGATCCGGCCCGATACACCGTGCAGTGGCTGCGCGGTACCGAACACGGGCGTCAGGAACGCGTGCTCGATCGAGCGTTCCCGATCCGAATCGAGTGCTTGCCGCGGCGGCATCCCGCGTCCGACCGCCGCGTCGTCGATCTTCTCGACGACGCCCGAGGGGCGGTCGGCGGGATCCAGGTCGACGCCCCAGCCGGGGATCCGCGCGCGCAGCGCCGCACGGTCGGGGGCGGGCCGGGGGACGCTCGCGGTGTAGGGGATGGGCGTGTTCGAGGAGTTCGAGCTCATGGATCAGCCTTCCGACGGGACGACGACGGTCTTGACGCAGTCATCGAGCTTGGACGAGAACATGTGGTACCCCTCGGCGATGTGCTCGAGCGGGACGCGGTGCGTCACGAGGTCGCCGGGGGAGATGTAGCCGGCGCGGATGTGCTCGAACAGTCGCGGCCACTGGCGCTTGACCGGCGCCTGGTTCATCCGCAGCGTCAGGCCCTTGTTGAGCGCGTCGCCGAACTTCACGGCGCTGAACAGCGGACCGTATGCACCGATCACCGAGACGCGGCCGCCCTTGCGGGCGCCGTCGATGGCCCAGTTCAGGGCGATGGGCGACCCGCCCTGCAGCTTGAGCTTGGCCGAGGTGATGTGCTGCGTGACGTTGCCGTCGGCTTCGGCGCCCACCGCGTCGATGACGACGTCGGCCCCGAGATAGTCGGTCATCTTCTTCATCTGCACGACGATGTCCTTGTGCTCCGAGAAGTTGACCGTCTCGGCGTGCGCCAACGTCCGCGCCTTCTCGAGGCGGTAGTCGAGGTGGTCGATGGAGATCACCCGGCCCGCGCCCATGAGCCACGCCGACTGCGCCGCTGCGAGACCGACCGGACCTGCTCCCAGGACCACGACCGTGTCGCCCTCGACGATGTCACCCAGCTGCGCGCCGAAGTACCCCGTCGAATACGCGTCGGTCAGCATGAGCGCGTCTTCGTCCGACATCCATTCCGGGATGACGGTGGGCCCGACGTCCGCGAAGGGGACCCGCACTCGCTCGGCCTGGCCGCCGTCATACCCGCCGGCGGTGTGCGAATAGCCGTAGATGCCGCCGACCGCGTTGGCGTTGACGTTGTGGCAGTTCGAGAACAGACCGCGGGCGCAGAAGTAGCACGAGCCGCAGTAGATGTTGAACGGCACCATGACGCGGTCGCCGACGGCGAGGTTGGTCACGGCCCCGCCGAGCTGCTCGACGACGCCGATGAACTCGTGGCCGAACGTGTGGCCGATGCGGGTGTCGGGCATCATGCCGTGATACAGGTGCAGGTCCGAACCGCAGATCGCCGCGAGGGTCACGCGGATGATCGCGTCATGCGGATGCTCGATGCGCGGATCGGGCTTGTCCTCAACCCGCACTTTGTACGGACCGCGATAGGTCATGGCTTTCATCGATCGCCTCTCTGCCAGTGATCCCGATACCTTGCGGGGCGTCGTCCGCTGTGGCACACGGGGTGGACGCGGCCGCATGCGCGGGCTATCGTGCCGTTCACTCGGCGCGGTCGTCACGGCGCCGGCTTGCACACCGCGCCGACGTCGGTCAAGGCGCTCGGAGGATGCTGCGTCACGCCCCTAGCGTCTCGTCGTACCCCCGAGGAGTTGTATGAGCACCGCCACCGAGACCGTTCCCGTCGGCCACGCCATCGGCGAGGCCCTTCCCTTCTCGCCCCGCGGCCCGGTCAGCGCCATGCTCATGCGTGAGCTCGTCGAGCCGGTGACGGTGGGCCTCCCGCCCGACACGGGCGATATCGTCGGCCGCGCGCTCGCCGAGACGTCCGACATCCTGCACGACGACGACCTGCAGCTGAGCCTCTTCCTGATGTACGCCCTCAGCTACGGCTCGCTCGCCGCGCTCGATGCGACGTGGGAGTGGGAACCGTCGCTCCTCGCGGTGCGGGCGCGCATCGAACGCGCTCTCGAGGCAGCGGTGCGCCGCATCGCCGATGTGGCCGACGCGCCGGCGCCCGAGCGGGATGCCGTCGCGCGCTGGCTGTTCGAACTCACCGCCCCCACGGCCGGCCCGGGGATGTCGCGCTACGTCGCGAAGAAGGCGACGCTCGAGCAGCTGCGCGAGTTCCTGATCCACCGCACGGTCTACACGCTGCGTGAAGCCGACCCGCACTCGTGGGCGATTCCGCGGCTGACGGGGCGCCCGAAGGCGGCGCTGGTCGAGATCCAGTCCGACGAGTACGGCGCGGGCGACCCCGAGCGGGTGCACGCGGCGATCTTCGCTCGGACCGTGCGCGGCGTGGGCCTCGACGACACCTACGGCGCCTACATCGACCAGGTTCCGGCGATCGTCATCGCCAACCACAACGTGATGTCGATGTTCGGTCTGCACCGCCGGCTGCTCGGGGCGGTCATCGGCCACCTCGCCGCCTTCGAGATGACCTCGTCGATCCCGAACCGCTCGTACGGCGACGGATTCCGCCGTCACGGGTTCGGGACCGACGTGACCTGGTATTTCGACGAGCACGTCGAGGCCGACGCCGTCCACGAGCAGATCGCCGGACGCGATCTCGCCGGCGCGCTCGCCGAGGACGAGCCCGCGCTGATGCCCGACATCCTCTTCGGCGCACGCGCGTGTCTCGCGCTCGACGACCTCATGGGCGACCACATCCTGGGCAGCTGGGAGGCGGGGCACAGCTCGCTTCGGCAACCGGTCACGGCACCGGCATGACCGTACGGCAGGCAGCCGAGTACGTGCTGCCGCTGCGGTGGGATGACGCGACGGAGGCCGTCGCCGCCGTCGAGCTGGGGGAGTACCTCGCCTGGCTCGCCTCACGCGTCGATGTCACCGTCGTCGACGGCTCGCCGCCGCAGCTGTTCGCAGCGCATCGTCGCGACTGGCCGGCCGTGCGGATCATGCCGCCGTCCGTCCCCGGCAGGAACGGCAAGGCGCGCGGTGCGATGACGGGGATCCTCGTCGCGCGACACCCGCGCATCGTCATCGCCGACGACGACGTGCGCTACGACCAGCCCGCGCTCGACGCGGTGCTCGACGCCCTCGAACGGGCCGACGTCGTGCGGCCGCAGAACGTGTGGACCAGACGCCCCTGGCACGCCCGGTGGGACACCGGCCGGACGCTCCTCAACCGCGCGTGCGGGGGCGACTACAGCGGCACCGTGGGCGTGCGGGCCGAGCTCGCGCGCCCCGGCTACGACACCGACGTGCTGTTCGAGAACCTCGAACTCGAACGCACCGTCCGTGCCCGCGGCGGACGCGTCGTCGTCGCGCGCGGGCTCTACGTCGGGCGCCACCCCGCGTCCGGTCACCGCTTCGGCGAGCAGCGCGTGCGCCAGGCCTACGACAGCTTCGCGCAGCCCCAGCGCCTGCTGGTGGAGCTCGCGCTCGCACCGGTCGCGGTGACGCTGGCACGGCGGCATCCGTTCGGTCTCGCTGTCGCTGCGGGCGCGATCGTCGCTGCGGCGGAGGTGGGGCGACGCCGCGACGGCGGAGCGGAGGTCTTCGGGGCGACCGATGCGCTGTGGGCGCTGCCCTGGGCAGGCGAGCGGGCGATCACGAGCTGGATCGCGGTGTGGTGGCGGCTGCGCGGCGGCGTGCCCTACCGCGGAACGAAGCTGCGACGAGCGGCGAACTCCCTGCGGCGACTGCGGAAGAAGGAGAGACGATGACCGAGCGCAAGAGCGAGACGACGAGGATCACGGCGTACCCCGACGGGCCCCTGATCGTGCGCGGCGAGATCGATCTGCGCGACGACGCGGGCAACCCGATCCCGTGCACCCGCCGGACGGTCGCCCTCTGCCGGTGCGGAGTCAGCGCGATCAAGCCGTTCTGCGACGGCACGCACAAGCTCGTCGGGTTCACCGCCGACTGATCCCGGAACGCCGCAGCGGGCGGGATCCGAAGACCCCGCCCGCCGCTGGTCGTACGCCGCGACGCTCAGAGCTTGTCGCGGATGACGCCCTCGGCCTTGTCGATGATGTTCGGCTTCGCGTCCGTCCCGTAGAGCCGGGGGTCGGGCTGCGTGGGCGGCGGCATGGGAACCGACGTGTCGGGACCGTCGAGGTACGTGAACTCGCCCTTGCCGTCCGGCGTCGGGCCCGAGGCCCACGAGCCCTCCGCAGCGGCGGCGCCGTCCGAGAAGTTGATGTACTTGTACGAGTGCTCGCGCGCCTCGTTCGACAGCGGGAAGTTCAGCGGCACGGGAATGTCCTCCACGCCCTCTTCGCGCAGCTCCTGAGCGGCACGGATCCACTGGTTCTGGTGCATCGTGTCGCGCGCCAGGAGGAACGAGAGCATGTCCCGGACGCCCTTGTCGTCGGTCATGTGGTAGATCCGCGCGACCTGCACGCGGCCCTGCATCTCCGCGTTCGCGTTGGCCGTGAAGTCGGCGAGAAGGTTGCCGCTGGCCGTGACGTACGAACCCTGCCAGGGGTTGCCGTTGGAGTCGACGGGGCGTGCGCCGGCACCGGCGACGATCGCGGCCTGCACGTCCATTCCGCCGATCACGGCCCCGAGCACCGGGTCGGACTTCGCCGCAGCCTCGGACTGCTCGGCGGGGGCCTTCTCGAGCAGCTGGGCGATCATGATCGCGAGCATCTCGACGTGGCCGAACTCCTCTGCGCCGATGCCGTAGAGCAGGTCGCGGTACTTGCCCGGGATGTGGGCGTTCCAGGCCTGGAACCCGTACTGCATCGCAACGGTGATCTCGCCGTACTGACCGCCGAGCACCTCCTGCATGCGGCGCGCGAAGATCGCGTCCGGCTTCTCAGGGCGGGCTTCGAACTGCAATTCCTGACGATGAAAGAACATGTCACCTCCTGGGGATTGCCGAACGCCGAAATGCGCCGACGCCGCGAACGTATGGCGGGCAGCGGACGCCTGCCACGGGCCTTGACGCGTCGCCCTTCCGGTGCGACCATCACGCCCGCGCGCATCCGTGACCGGCCCTGCGCCGCTGTCAACCCCCGGGTGTTCCGCCGCTCCGCTTCAGAGGATCGGCGCGACCGAAGGAGAAGCCATGACCGATCATCGCCCCCGGGTGACCGCAGTGGCGGAGGGTGTGCTCCAGCTCGAGCGCGGCGGCGTCAACGCCTATCTCATCGCCTCGGACGACGGGCTCGTGCTCGTCGACGCCGGGTTGCCGCGCACCTGGCCGCTGCTCGAAGAGGCTCTCGCGTCGATCGGCGCGCGCGTCGCCGACATCGATGCGCTGCTGCTGACGCACGGTCACTTCGACCACGTCGGCATGTGCGACCGTCTCGTCGACGAGCACCACCTCGTGCCGAGGGTGCACGCCGGCGACGAGGAGCTCGTGCGGCATCCGTACCGCTACGCGCACGAATCGGCGCGCTTCCCGTACCCCTTCCGCTATCCCAGTGCGCTGCCGATCCTCGCGCGCATGGTCGCCGGCGGAGCCCTCGGGGTGAAGGGCGTCCAGGCCGAGCCGACGATCGTCGCCGGTGAGACGATCCCGCTCGCGGGCGGCATCCGTCCCATCTTCACTCCCGGCCACACCGACGGTCACTGCGCGTTCCTGCTCGAACGGCAGGGCATCCTGCTCACGGGCGATGCGCTCGTGACCCTCGACCCGTACACCGGCCGCACCGGGCCGCGGGCCGTCGCCCGGGCCGCCACGGCCCGCAGCGAGGAAGCGCTCGCGTCATTGCTGGTGCTGGGGGAGACGAACGCCCGTCTCGTGCTGCCCGGTCACGGTGCCGCGTGGGACGACGGCGGCATCCGCTCGGCCGTGACGATCGCGCGCTCCCGCGGCGTCGACTGAGGCGCCCGCGCGGTGCCTCGCCGCCGGGGCGGTGTCAAGCCCCGTGAGGCCGCGTCGCAGACCGGGTCGAGTGGACCCAACGACCACGACAGAAAGGGATGACCATGGAACCCCAGCAGCAGAACGTCCCGGGAACCGACCAGGAGATGACGCCCAAGCCGGACTACGGCGAGAGCAGCTACCGTGGCTCGGGTCGACTGGCCGGCAAGCGCGCCCTGATCACCGGAGGCGACAGCGGCATCGGCAAGGCCGTCGCCCTCGCGTACGCCCGTGAAGGTGCCGACGTCGCGATCAGCTACCTCAACGAGCACGAGGACGCCGAAGAAGCCCGTCGCTTCGTCGAAGAAGCCGGGCGTCGCGCGGTGCTCATCCCCGGCGACATCTCCGACCCCGCGCACTGCCGCGAGGTCGTGCGCCGCACCGTCGAGGAGCTCGGCGGACTGGACATCATCGTCAGCAACGCGGCCTACCAGATGAACCGCGAGACCCTCGAAGAGATCCCCGACGAGGAGTGGGACTTCACGTGGGCGACGAACGTCGACGCGTACTTCCACATCGTCAAGGCGGCGCTTCCCCACCTCGGACCCGGTGCATCGATCATCGGCTCCAGCTCGGTGCAGTCCGACCAGCCGTCGCCGAACCTGCTGCCGTACGCCGCGACGAAGTCGGCGATCGCCAGCATCACGGCATCGCTCGCGCAGATGCTGGGCGAGCGCGGCATCCGGGCCAACAGCGTCGCGCCGGGACCGATCTGGACGCCGCTGATCCCCGCCACCCTGCCGGAGGAGGCCGTCGAGAGCTTCGGCGAGCAGACCCCGCTCGGACGCGTCGGACAGCCGGCGGAGCTCGCGCCCGCCTACGTGCTGCTGGCCTCGGACGAGGCGTCGTACATCTCGGGAGCCCGCCTGGCGGTCACCGGCGGCAAGCCCATCCTCTGAGCGCAGCGGCCGTCGCCGTTCGTTCATCGAACGCTCGCCCGTGGTTCACACGCCACGGGCGAGCGGGGCCCGACGATGGATCGCACCCGTCGCCGTCCCGGAAGGCCCGCCATGACCGCTCCGCTTCGCGTCCTCACCCTGACCGAGGGCTTCTTCGCGGGAGGAGCGCGCATCCTCCACAGCGACGTCGTCGCGGGGCTGCATGCGAGCGGAAGCCAACGTCACAGCGTGCTCGCGATCGCGTCGCGGGCTCGGCGCGAGGCGACGGTGCAGCCGATGGCCGCCGACCCCCGCTACCGCTCGCTGCGGGCGTCGGGCGTGAGCATCACGTCGCTCGGCAAGACCGCCGGCGGCGTTCCGCACGCACCGCATACGTTCTCGTCGCGGCAGCTGCGTACGGCGTCGCGAGCGATCGCCGCCGCCGATGTCGTCCTCTCGCTCAAGGAGCAGCCGCTCGGTCTGCTGCTGGCGCTCGACGAGGCGATGATGCTGCCCGACCGCCCCGTCGTCGCGTGCCTGCACCGCTCCGATCCGGAGCACTCGGGCGAGGCGCTGACCTGGCTGCGCACGAGCGCGGAGCGGGGCATCGTCACGGCGTCCGTCTCGTGTGCGCACGCCACCGACGCCGCGTATGGTCCCGCGCTCGCCGGGGCCGCGCGCCACACCGTCGACAACGGCATCGATCTGACGCGGTTCCGCCCCGCTCTCACCCGGGGCGCAGACCCGATCCGACGCGAGCTGGGGATCCCGGATGCCGCCTCCGTCGTCGTCTACGCGGCGCGGTTCGACGACATGAAGGACCCCGAGCTGTTCTTCCGCGCCGTCGCCGCCCACGTCGAGATGGCACCTGACGCGCACTATGTCGTCTGCGGCGCGGGGATGACGCGTGACAACGCCGCGCTGCGGGCGTTGCTCGCTCGGGTCGACGGGGCCCGCGTGCACGCCCTGGGCATCCGCGACGACATGCCGGCGATCTACCGCGCGGCGGATGTGGTCGCCCTGACGAGCGCCTACGGCGAGGCCGCGCCCCTGTGCCTGCTCGAGGGCGCCGCCTCGGGTGCGGTGCCGGTCACCACCGACGTCGGCGACGCGGCACGCCTCGTCGCGGGCTTCGGCATCGTGACCGGGCGCGACCCGCGCGAGATCGCCGCGGCCTGGCAGCGCGCGTGCACTGACCGTGCCGGCTTCACCGCGGCGCTGCTCGCCGCGCGGCCGGGACTGGGCCGTGACCGGATGGTGCGTGAGTACGGCGCGGTCATCGCGGCCCAGCGACGCGCGCTGCGTCTCGCAGCCTGAGTCCGCTGCCTCCGGCCGCTGCCTCGGGGCGCTGCCTCGCCGGATCGGCGGGTCAGGGCAGGATGCCGAGGCGCCGGGCGCGTGCGACGGCGGCGTGCCGGGTCGAGGCGTCGAGCTTGGCCATCGCCGCCTGCAGGTAGGACTTCACGGTGCCCTCCTTCAGGTTCAGCGTGAGGGCGATCTCGGCGTTGGTCGAACCGAGCGCGCAACAGGCGAGCACGTCGAGCTCGCGGGGCGACAGCTGTACGTCCGTTTCGGCGCCGCCACCGGAGCCTTCGCGAGCGACGGCCGCGAGGCGCTGCTCCACCGCCGCCAGGCGCTGCCGGAGTGCGGCATCGTCGACGGTGGCCGCGATGCTGCGCAGCTCGGCGAAGCTCTCGCGCAGGTCCTCCTTCGCCGCGGGCGACAGACCCGCCGCCGCCTCGGGCGGCGGTGTGAGGGCCACGAGGCGCCGCTGGACCTCGTCACGGATGCGCAACTCCGCTCCGACGGCGTCGGCGGCGCGGAACGCGGGGCGTGCGACGAGGTCGCCGACGGGTGCTTGCGACCATGACCCGCAGTACAGCACGCCCCGGGCGCGCCCGTCGGTGACGATGGGCACCGCGAACAGCGTGGCGATGCCCTCGCCGAGGATCGCCCGGTCGTAGTCGTGCGTGATGGTGCGTGCCGTGCGGTACTCCAGCGCCAGACGCGGGCGCTTCTCGATCATCGCGGCCCCGCCGAGCCCGCGGCCGACCTTGACCACCAGGTCGTCGATCGCGTGCGAGCGGGCGCCGGCGATCGCTGTGACGCGCACCGACCCCTCGGTCTCGAGTCCGCCGAAGACGACGGGAAAGCGTGTGCTGCGGGAGAGGTCGTCGACCGCGCGAGAGACCAGCTGCGCGTCGCTGTCGGGTGCCGCCAGTGCCGTCACGCACTACCTACTTCCGGGGGTGACGGCCTCGTTGCCGCCTTTCGTAGCGTCGACCCTACCATCGCGGTCCGTCGTCGACGACGGTCGTGCGAGCAGTCGCTCACCATGAGGCAAGGAGGCCACATGACCGCATCGAACCTTCCCTCGTCCCCGCCAGGACGGGTCGATTTTGTCGCCGTCGAGGAGTCGGCGCCGTTCCGCGAGCTCAAGCGGAAGCACCGCAGTTTCGTCTGGCCGCTGACGGTGGTGTTCCTCGTCTGGTACTTCGTCTACGTGCTGCTGTCGTCGTTCGCGACGGACTTCATGGCGCAGCGCGTCTGGGGTGACGTCACGGTCGGGCTGCTGTTCGGTCTCGGGCAGTTCGTCACGACGTTCGCGATCACCATGGGCTACGTGCGGTACGCCAACCGACGCCTCGACCCGATCTCGTCTTCGATCCGCGCCGACCTCGAGCGCACGGAGGGAATCTCGTGAACGGCGTGTGGGAGGCCGTGACCGGCCTGGGCTCCGCGATCGTCGCGGCGGGGGAGACCGTCGACAACAACCCCGTCTTGAACATCTCGATCTTCGGCGCCTTCGTCGCGGTGACGCTGTTCATCGTCATCCGCGCCAGCCGCAACAACAAGACCGCCGCCGACTACTACGCCGCCGGACGCTCGTTCACCGGACCGCAGAACGGCTTCGCGATCGCGGGCGACTACCTCTCGGCGGCATCCTTCCTCGGCATCTGCGGCGCCATCGCGATCAACGGGTACGACGGGTTCCTGTACTCGATCGGGTTCCTCGTCGCGTGGCTCGTCGCCCTGCTGCTCGTCGCCGAGCTGATGCGCAACACCGGCAAGTTCACGATGGCCGACGTGCTGTCGTTCCGGCTCAAGCAGACGCCGGTGCGGATGGCCGCGGCGATCACGACCCTCGCGGTGTGCTTCTTCTACCTGTTGGCGCAGATGGCCGGTGCCGGCGGGCTCGTCTCGCTGCTGCTCGGCATCACCGAGCAGGTCGGCCAGTCGATCGTCGTCGCGGTCGTGGGCGTGCTCATGATCGTCTACGTGCTGATCGGCGGCATGAAGGGCACGACGTGGGTGCAGATCGTCAAGGCGTTCCTGCTCATCGGCGGCGCCCTGGTGATGACGGTCTGGGTGCTCGCCATCAACGGGTTCAACCTCAACACCCTGCTCGAGAGCGCCGTCGCAGCGTCGCCGAAGGGCGAGGCCATCCTCGGGCCGGGGCTGCAGTACGGCGCGAACCCGTGGGACTTCATCTCTCTCGCCCTCGCCCTGGTGCTGGGGACGGCAGGTCTGCCGCACGTACTGATGCGCTTCTATACGGTCCCCACGGCCAAGGAGGCGCGCCGTTCGGTCGTGTGGGCGATCTGGCTCATCGGCCTGTTCTACCTGCTGACGCTCGTGCTCGGCTACGGCGCGGGAGCCCTCGTCGGGCCCGAGCGCATCGCCGCGGCGCCGGGTGGGGTCAACTCGGCGGCTCCGCTGCTCGCGCTCGAGCTCGGTGGACCGCTGCTGCTGGGCTTCATCTCGGCGGTCGCCTTCGCGACGATCCTCGCGGTCGTCGCGGGCCTGACCATCACCGCAGCGGCGTCGTTCGCCCACGACATCTACGCGAACGTCGTGAAGAAGGGCGATGTGCCGCCGGACGGGGAAGTGAAGGTGGCCCGCCGCACGGTGATCGTCATCGGCATCCTGGCGATCCTCGGCGGGATCGGCGTGCAGGGACAGAACGTCGCGTTCCTGGTGGCGCTGGCCTTCGCGGTCGCGGCCTCGGCGAACCTGCCGACGATCATCTACTCGCTGTTCTGGCGCAAGTTCACCACTCGCGGCGCGGTATGGAGCATGTACGGCGGTCTCGCGGCTGCCATCATCCTCATCGTGCTGTCGCCGGTGTTCTGGGGCACCGAGACCAGTGTGTTCAAGAACGTCGGCGTGGCGATCTGGCCGCTGAACAACCCGGGCATCGTCTCGATCCCGCTCGGCTTCTTCCTCGGCTGGATCGGGTCGGTGACTTCGCGGACGAAGGAGGATCCGCTCAAGGCCGCCGAGATGGAGGTGCGCTCGCTCACCGGTCACGGCGCCGAGAAGGCCGTCGACCACTGACGGAACGCTGACGCACAGGCGGCCCCGGGCATCACTGGCCCGGGGCCGCCTCGCGTTCCGGCGCGGCCTACTCGCGCGCGGGACCCTCCCGGCTCTCGAGGTCGAGCAGGAAGCGTTTGCGCTCGGGATGCCCGCCGTACTCGCCGATCGAACCGTCACTGCGCACGACGCGATGCGCCGGGATGACGAGCGAGATGGGGGTGCGCGCGCACGCGGAGCCGACGGCGCGGTGCGCGCGCGGCGAACCCGCCGCAGCGGCGACCTCGCCGTAGGTCGCGGCTTCGCCGTACGGGATGTCGCACACGGCGCGCAGCGCAGCAGCGGCGAAGCCGCCGGGGGCGAGCCGCCAGTCGATCGGGGTGGCGAATCGCTGCAGGCGGCCGGCGAAGTAGGCATCCAGCTCGGCGGCGACGCCCCGCGCGGCGGCAGGGTCGGGCACGGGAGCGTCGCGGAGAGCGACGGCGAGATCGGCGACGGCGATCTCGGCGGGGCGATCGAGGATCTCGAGGGCGGCGAGGCCCGCATCGGTCACCACG
It contains:
- a CDS encoding methylated-DNA--[protein]-cysteine S-methyltransferase, producing the protein MTDAAFSVHPTPIGEALIVVTDAGLAALEILDRPAEIAVADLAVALRDAPVPDPAAARGVAAELDAYFAGRLQRFATPIDWRLAPGGFAAAALRAVCDIPYGEAATYGEVAAAAGSPRAHRAVGSACARTPISLVIPAHRVVRSDGSIGEYGGHPERKRFLLDLESREGPARE
- a CDS encoding DUF485 domain-containing protein; the encoded protein is MTASNLPSSPPGRVDFVAVEESAPFRELKRKHRSFVWPLTVVFLVWYFVYVLLSSFATDFMAQRVWGDVTVGLLFGLGQFVTTFAITMGYVRYANRRLDPISSSIRADLERTEGIS
- a CDS encoding solute symporter family protein, whose translation is MWEAVTGLGSAIVAAGETVDNNPVLNISIFGAFVAVTLFIVIRASRNNKTAADYYAAGRSFTGPQNGFAIAGDYLSAASFLGICGAIAINGYDGFLYSIGFLVAWLVALLLVAELMRNTGKFTMADVLSFRLKQTPVRMAAAITTLAVCFFYLLAQMAGAGGLVSLLLGITEQVGQSIVVAVVGVLMIVYVLIGGMKGTTWVQIVKAFLLIGGALVMTVWVLAINGFNLNTLLESAVAASPKGEAILGPGLQYGANPWDFISLALALVLGTAGLPHVLMRFYTVPTAKEARRSVVWAIWLIGLFYLLTLVLGYGAGALVGPERIAAAPGGVNSAAPLLALELGGPLLLGFISAVAFATILAVVAGLTITAAASFAHDIYANVVKKGDVPPDGEVKVARRTVIVIGILAILGGIGVQGQNVAFLVALAFAVAASANLPTIIYSLFWRKFTTRGAVWSMYGGLAAAIILIVLSPVFWGTETSVFKNVGVAIWPLNNPGIVSIPLGFFLGWIGSVTSRTKEDPLKAAEMEVRSLTGHGAEKAVDH